CCCGCTCATCGCGACGGGCCTGATCGGCGGGTGGCTCACCGCCCGCGAAACCGGCATCCGCCCGCTCGGCGGCGTCATCCTCGCCGCGGCCGGCATCTACTCCGCCCGCACCTGGTACGCCCGCAAGGGCCCGCTGGCCACCGCCGGGCTGCTCGGCGCATACGTCGGCGCCTTCGGCGCGTCGCACCCTGCCGCCAAGAAGATCGGGGCCTGGCCCGCCGTCCTGTCCGTCACCGCCGTGGCCTCCGGGCTGGCGGCGCTGGCAGACCGCTAGTCTCCGAGCGCCGCGCGCAGCAGTTCCTCCGCCCGTTGGCGCACGCCGGGCCACGACCGCGCGAACGCCGGCAGCAGCGGCAGGTCGGTGACCTCGTCGAACGGCACCCACCGCAGGTCCAGCGACTCGGCGTTGGGGAACGTCTCCAGCTCATGGTCGGCGATGGCGTACACGGTGGTGTACGTCCAGTCACCGGTGAGCTCCGGGCGCTCCGGGTCGGCCGGGTAGGGCCCGGCGGTGACCTCGGCGTCGAGGACGCGGACCTGATCGGCCGTGATCCCCGTTTCCTCCTCGGACTCGCGCAGCGCGGCTTCGGCGGCGGTCTCGTGGGAATCGCGGGCGCCGCCGGGCACCCCCCACGTCAGCGGGCACGACGTCCATTCGGCGCGGTACTGCATGAGCACCCGCCCGCCGGGGGTGAGCAGGAGCAGCCCCGCGGCGCCGAGTTTCCCCCACAATCTGGAGCCGTCGGGGCCAGCGGCCCAGCCATTGCCGTCGTGAAGCATGGCCCCAAGGGTACGCGGTCGCCGCGGGCACCCCTCCCTGTGCCTTGCCTCACATGGCAACGGTACTAACATCTGTAACAGAGCTCCCCCGCGCTCGCGGGGACTGATCTGCACCGACGGGAGGCGACGCGCAATGGCCGCAGATGCCGCCGAAGTCCGGCACCGACCACGCAGAACGCGGTTCACGGGTCGCCGGTCCCCGGGCGGGTCCGGGCTCGACTCCACGCCGGCGCCGACTCCGCAGCGCACGTCCGGCGATCCCCCGTGGGTTCTGCCGGCGATGTACCCGCCCCCGCAGGCCCCGAAGGACGACCGCGATCCGGACGAGCGCGTCGACGATCTCGAGCTCGGCGGCGGCACGACGACGTTCGGGTCGATCCTCGGCGAGCGGATGGCCCCGGCGCTGGATTTCCCGAAGCGGACCATGTCCTTCCTGCTGACGTCGCCGGGGCGGCTGACGTTGGCCGCAGTGGTGCTCATCGTCGCCATCCTGGCGGCCGGCCTGGCCATGTCGCAGTCGACGAACCACCGCCAGCAGCAGCTGTCCACGGTGTCGTCGGCGTCGGAGCCGCAGGCCAACGCCGCGCAGAACCTGTACTCGGCGTTGACCATCGCCGATGCGTCGGCGAACACGTCGTTCAGCCGCGGCGGCCTGGACAGCGCACCGCAGCTCAGGGAGCGTTACGACGACGCCATCGCACAGGCCACCTTGGCCGGCACGCGCGCCGCGGCCGGCATCACGGAGGTCGACGGCGAGTCGATGCGCAACATCGCGACCGTGCAGCGGCTCATTCCCGTGTACACGGGTCTGGTGGAGGCGGCCCGCGCCAACGCGCGCCAGGGCCATCCGGTGGGCGTGGCGTACCTGGCCGAGGCGTCGGGGCTGATGCGTTCCGAGATCCTGCCGGCCGCCGCCGCGCTGTACGAGGACACGAGCCAGTCGGTGGCGGCCGACCGCGCGAAGCTCACCGGCCTGCCGTGGGTGCCGCTGTCCGGCCTGCTGGCGGCGGTGCTGATGCTGCTGTTCGTCCAGTGGCGCATGACGCGCCGCACCGGCCGGCTGTTCAACATGGGGCTGACGGCGGCGACGGCGCTCATGGTCATCGCGCTGTTGGCCGTCTCGCTGGCGACGACGCTGTCGTGGCGCGGGTCGACGTCCTTCGGCGGCTCCTACTCGCCGGTGCAGACGCTCACCGAGGCGCGCATCGCCGCGCAGCAGGCCCGCGCCTCCGAGACCCTCGCGCTGGTGCGCCGCCAGCCCGGCGAGGTCGCGGACTTCGACGAAGCGGCGACGAACATCGGCGACCTCATCGACGAGTCCGGCGACCCCGGCGCCGCCGCCGGGAAGGCCAGGACGGCGCTCCTGGAGTGGCGCAAGGGCCACGCCGAGATGCGCTCGCGCCTCGACCGCGGCGACTACGCCGGCGCGGTGGAGGCGGCGACGGTCGAAGGGGCGCTGCCGCATTCGTCGGCCGATGCCTTCGGCGAGCTCGACGCCGCGCTGCAGACCGCCATCGCCGACGCCCGCCTGGAGCTGCGCCGCGAAATCGAGGACGCCCGCCAGGCGTCGGCCGCCCTGTCCGCCGTGGTCGTGCTGCTGTCTATCGGCGCGACCATCTGCGTCGTCGTCGGCTTCCGCCACCGCCTGCTGGAGTACCTGTGATGCGCCGATCCCGCCCCCTCGCCGCGGCGCTGTTCGCCGCCTCCTTCGCGCTCGCCGCGTGCGCCCCGCAGGCGCCGCTGGTCGGCGACCCCTTCAACGAGATCATCGAGGGCGCCCAGGGCGGCATGCCGCTGCCCCCGGAGTCCCGGTACGAGAAGGCCGATTCGCGCCCGCCCAACCTGCCCAACGGCGTCGTCCCCGACGCGACCCCCGCCCCCGGCACCGGCCCGGCGGAGGACCGGATCCCGGAGATCGTCGACCGCGGGCGCATCATCATCGGCGTGGACCAGTCCCTGAACCTGCTGGGCTTCCGCGACTCCACCACCGGCGAACTCGCGGGCTTCGAAGTCGCGCTGGCGCAGGAGATCGCCCGCGACATCTTCGGCTCCCCGGACGCGGTGGAGTTCCGCTACGTCGACTCGACCGAGCGCATCGAGGCCCTGGACAGCGGCCGCGTCGACGCCGTCGTGCGCACGATGTCCGTCACGCCCGACCGCGAGGCCGCCGTCGACTTCTCCGCGCCGTACCTGACGGCGCGGGCGGGGATCCTCGTGCCGGCCTCCGACGCCGAGAACCAGGAGGGCGCGATCTCCTCGGCCGCCGACCTCAACGGCCGCCGGGTGTGCGTCGCCGCCGACTCGACGCCGGAGGAGATCGTCCGCGAGGAGGCGCCCGGCGCGATGCTGCTGCTGGTGCGCAGCTGGTCGGACTGCCTGGTCGCGCTCCAGCAGCACCAGGCCGATGCGGTGGTCTCGGATGACACGATCCTGGCCGGCATCAACGACCAGGACCCCGGCACGGCCATCGTCCGCCGGGGCCTGAGCACCGAGAACTACGCCGTGGGGGTCAAGGAGGGCAACGTGGGCCTGGCTTCGCAGGTGAATCTGACCATGGAGCGCATCCGCGGCGACGGCACGTGGCAGCAGCTCTACGACACGTGGCTGGGCGCCTTCCTGCCCGGCGGTTTCCAGCCCTCGGGCACGTATGCGGAGGTGGAGCGATGACGGACCCCGAACGCGCGAACGCGAATCCCGGCCCCGACGAGACCGCCCCGCCCA
This genomic stretch from Corynebacterium hansenii harbors:
- a CDS encoding NUDIX domain-containing protein; the protein is MLHDGNGWAAGPDGSRLWGKLGAAGLLLLTPGGRVLMQYRAEWTSCPLTWGVPGGARDSHETAAEAALRESEEETGITADQVRVLDAEVTAGPYPADPERPELTGDWTYTTVYAIADHELETFPNAESLDLRWVPFDEVTDLPLLPAFARSWPGVRQRAEELLRAALGD
- a CDS encoding glutamate ABC transporter substrate-binding protein, coding for MRRSRPLAAALFAASFALAACAPQAPLVGDPFNEIIEGAQGGMPLPPESRYEKADSRPPNLPNGVVPDATPAPGTGPAEDRIPEIVDRGRIIIGVDQSLNLLGFRDSTTGELAGFEVALAQEIARDIFGSPDAVEFRYVDSTERIEALDSGRVDAVVRTMSVTPDREAAVDFSAPYLTARAGILVPASDAENQEGAISSAADLNGRRVCVAADSTPEEIVREEAPGAMLLLVRSWSDCLVALQQHQADAVVSDDTILAGINDQDPGTAIVRRGLSTENYAVGVKEGNVGLASQVNLTMERIRGDGTWQQLYDTWLGAFLPGGFQPSGTYAEVER